AACGCAAGTTTTGATATGGGGTTTCTAAATGCGGCTTTAAAAAAAGCTGGAGAAGAAAAAGCAGGCAACCCCGTTATCGATACGCTAGAATTGGCTCGCTTCCTTTTTCCAACGATGAAAAATCATCGTCTCAATACGCTTTGTAAAAAGTTTGACATTGATCTGACACAGCATCATAGAGCCATTTACGATGCGGAAGCGACAGGTTATTTGTTTTGGAAGCTGTTAAAAGACGCGAACGAAAGAGACATCGTTTCTCATGACCAGCTCAATAACTATATGGGTGAGGGAAACGCTTATCAGCGCTCACGTCCATTTCATGTGACGATCCTAGCGCAAACAGAGAAGGGCTTAAAAAATCTGTTCAAGCTCATCTCCATTTCGCACCTTGATTATTTCTATAGAGTTCCGAGAATTCCACGCTCTAAGCTTGAGGCTTATAGGGAAGGCTTATTCATTGGTTCTGCCTGTGATCGTGGTGAAGTGTTCGAAGGGATGATGCAAAAGCCTTACGAGGAAGTGAAGGACATTGCGAGCTTTTATGATTACCTCGAAGTGCAGCCGCCAGCAAATTACGGACATCTGCTTGAAAAAGAGCTTGTGCAGGATGAATTGAAGCTGCGTGAAATTCTTAAAAACATTGTAGCGCTAGGAGCTGAGCTGGAGTTGCCTGTTGTTGCAACGGGTAACGTGCATTATCTTGCTCCCCATGACAAGCTCTACAGGCAAATCTTGATTCATTCTCAAGGTGGAGCAAATCCATTAAATAAACAAACGTTGCCGGATGTGCATTTTCGCACAACAGACGAAATGATGGAGGCTTTTTCCTTTTTGCCAACAGACGTCCGCGAGCAAATTGTTATTCATGCGCCAAGAGCGCTTGCCAATTGCATTGAAGAAATTAAGCCGATCAAGGACGATCTTTATACACCACGGATTGAAGGCGCAGATGACGAAGTACGTTCAATGAGCTATGACCGCGCTAGGGCCATTTACGGGGAGCAATTGCCTGAGCTCGTCGAAGCTAGAATTGAAAAAGAATTAAAAAGCATCATAGGACATGGGTTTTCGGTTATTTATTTAATTTCACATAAGCTTGTTAAAAAATCGCTTGATGATGGCTACCTCGTTGGCTCAAGGGGGTCCGTTGGTTCGTCCTTTGTTGCGACAATGACGGAAATTACCGAGGTTAATCCCCTTCCGCCACATTACGTATGTCCAAGCTGTCAGCAGTCAGAGTTTTTTACAGATGGTTCTGTAGGCTCAGGGTTTGATTTGGTCGATAAAAACTGTCCTTCGTGCGATGTCGCCATGCTAAAGGACGGGCACGATATCCCGTTTGAAACCTTCCTTGGCTTTAAAGGTGACAAGGTACCTGATATCGATTTGAATTTCTCGGGAGAGTATCAGCCACGAGCTCATAACTATACGAAAGAACTGTTTGGGGATGACAATGTCTTTCGGGCAGGGACGATCGGTACGGTCGCTGAAAAAACCGCTTATGGATATTCTAAAGGCTTTGCCGGCGATTTTGAACTTCAGCTGAGAGGGGCAGAGATTGATCGGCTTGTGAGTGGTTGTACGGGCGTAAAGCGGACGACCGGGCAGCATCCAGGTGGCATTATCGTTGTGCCAGACTATATGGACATTTATGATTTCACACCAGTGCAATTTCCTGCCGACGATAGAGAATCCGCCTGGAAGACAACTCATTTCGATTTCCATTCAATTCACGACAACTTGTTGAAATTGGACATTCTTGGGCACGACGATCCGACAGTCATTCGTATGCTTCAGGACTTAAGTGGAATGGATCCGAAAACGATTCCTACAGACGACGCAGAAGTGATGAAAATCTTTTCAGGCACAGAATCACTCGGTGTGACAGCAGACCAGATCAAATGCAAGACGGGGACGCTTGGCATACCAGAGTTTGGTACGCGATTTGTGCGCCAGATGCTTGAAGAAACAAAGCCAACCACCTTCTCAGAGCTCGTGCAAATATCCGGTCTTTCTCATGGCACCGATGTGTGGCTAAACAATGCCAATGAATTAATTTACAATGGCACGTGTGAGTTGTCCGATGTCATCGGCTGCCGGGATGATATTATGGTGTACTTGATGCACAAAGGCCTTGAGCCATCACTTGCGTTTAAAATTATGGAGTTTGTTCGGAAAGGCAAAGGACTGCAGGAGGAATGGATTGAAGCCATGAAATCCTACAACGTACCGGACTGGTATATCGACTCCTGTCAAAAAATCAAATATATGTTCCCGAAGGCCCATGCAGCGGCCTATGTGTTAATGGCGGTCCGCATTGCTTATTTCAAAGTCCATCATCCGATTTTGTTTTATGCAGCCTATTTTACGGTGCGCGCGGATGATTTTGAAATTGATGCGATGCGGAAGGGCTCTAATGCCATTCAAAAACGACTTGATGACATTCACGCTAAAGGCTTTGATGCCGCACCGAAAGAAAAAGCACTATACACAGTGTTGGAAATTGCGCTTGAAATGTGTGAGCGTAAGTTCTCCTTTTTGCCAGTGGACTTATATCAATCAAGTGCAACTGAATTTATCGTTAAAGGCGACCAGCTCTTACCACCTTTTAACGCACTGCCAGGACTCGGAACAAATGCGGCCTTGAGTATCGTTGCGGCTCGCGAGCATGGTGAGTTCCTTTCGAAAGAGGATTTACAAAAGCGCAGTAAAATATCAAAAACTGTCATTGAGTTTTTAGATCAGCAAGGATGTTTGGAAGGTTTGCCTGATCAAAACCAGCTGTCGCTTTTTTAACCGCATTGCCTGAACGCTAGAGAGTGTAGCTCTCTTGCATGAGGGAGTGGGTTATGATATAGTTTTCTTGGTAAGACTATGAATAAGTGGAATCTAAAAGAGTGGGTGCTCCCCACTCTTTCGTTTTACCTTGTGTACGTATTACGTATCGTGAACGACTGTTGCCTTGTTCCCTGCTTTTACAAAAGCAGGGGATTTTCATGGTAAGGTCCTGCAATGCCCTGCCAATTGGCGAGTCTGCCATTGTGCCCTCGAAAAGGAGGAACCAAAAATGAGTAAAAAAAGCATTACAGAACTAACCGAAGAACAAGCCTTACCTATTTTAAAGGAAATGGGACTAGAGCTTGTTGATACAGAGTTTATTAAAGAGGGTAAACATTGGTATCTACGGGTATACATTGACCGTGAGGGAGGCGTTGATATTGAAGATTGCAGCAATGTCAATGAACGCCTAAGCGCACAGCTTGATGAGCTTGATCCGGTCAATGTCCCTTACTTTTTGGATGTGTCCTCTCCAGGGGCAGAACGGCCACTGAAAAAGGAGCAGGATTATATCGGTGCATTAGGCTCTCAAGTGCATATAAAAACATACGAACCTATTGCTGGACAGAAGGCGTTTGAAGGCCGTCTTGAAAGCTATAATTCGGAGCAGTTAACTCTCATTTACATGGAAAAAACAAGAGAGATAACAGTGGAGATACCAACAAATAAAGTCGCCAAAGCAAGATTGGCTGTGACATTTTAAAAAGGGGGAAAAAACCATTATGTCGAGCGAACTGTTGGATGCATTGACAGTGCTTGAAAAGGAGAAGGGCATCAGCAAGGATATCTTGCTCGAGGCGATTGAGGCCGCGCTTATTTCTGCCTACAAACGAAATTTTAATCAAGCGCAAAATGTTCGAGTGGACCTCAATGAACAAAACGGCTCGATGAAGGTGTTCGCCCGCAAAGACATTGTTCAAGAAGTAACGGATACACGTTTAGAAATGACTGTCGAACAGGCTCGAAGCATATCGCCACAATACGAAGAAGGCGATGTGATTGAAATCGAGGTTACGCCTAAGGACTTTGGGCGTATTGCTGCTCAAACTGCAAAGCAGGTTGTCACGCAACGTGTTCGTGAAGCGGAACGAGGCGTCATCTTTAATGAGTTTATTGACCGCGAAGAGGATATCATGACAGGCATTGTCCAGCGTAAGGACACTCGATTTGTCTATGTGAATCTTGGAAAGGTCGAGGCCCTACTCGCACCTAGCGAGCAGATGCTAACCGAAAACTACCAGCCTCACGATCGTGTGAAGGTGTTCATAACGAAGGTAGAAAAAACGACAAAGGGCCCGCAAATCTTTGTCTCTCGTACACATCCTGGGTTGCTTAAGCGTTTGTTTGAGCTTGAAGTTCCTGAAATCTATGATGGCACGGTTGAAATTAAGTCGGTATCACGAGAAGCAGGAGATCGCTCGAAAATTTCTGTCCACGCTGAGGACAAAGATATTGATCCAGTAGGCTCTTGTGTTGGACAAAAGGGACAACGTGTTCAAGCGGTCGTGAATGAGTTGAAAGGGGAAAAGATTGACATTGTCTGTTGGTCAGATGACCCTGTCATTTATGTCGCTAATGCGTTAAGCCCCTCCAATGTGCTCAAAGTGATTGTCAATGAGGAAGACAAGGCAACAACAGTGATCGTTCCGGACTATCAGTTGTCGTTAGCGATCGGTAAAAGAGGGCAAAATGCCAGACTTGCAGCGAAACTTACTGGCTGGAAAATTGATATTAAAAGTGAAACTGATGCTCGTGAGGCAGGGCTTCTTACGGATGATGAGCCTTTGCTAACAGAGACATTAGGAGATCAGCAGTCGTCAAGCTTTGGCGGCCAAATTTTGGAGTAGCTTTTAGGAGGTAACGGGCATGAAAAAGGCAAAAATACCGATGAGAAAATGCATCGCTACACAAACGCTCGTTCCTAAGAAGGAACTCGTACGGATTGTTAGAACTCCTGAAGGCGATATCTTCATTGATGACACAGGAAAAAAATCTGGACGTGGTGCCTATCTTAAGCTCGACGAAGAAGCAATCCTAAAAGCGAAAAAAAAGCATATGCTCTCCAATCACTTAAAAGCAGACGTGCCTGATTCAATTTACGATGCACTTCTAGAAAGAGTGCGACTATGAATCAAAAGATCTTGAATCTACTTGGCCTTTCTTATCGAGCGCGGAAATGCACCATTGGAGAGGAAGCAGTGCTGCAAGAAATAAAAAACCGCAAAGCGAAGCTCGTTTTGCTTTCTCTTGATACATCTGAAGGAACTCGGAAAAGAATTGAAGACAAGTGCACGCATTATAGCGTTCCGATTCGTTATGCTGAAGACCGTTATCAACTTGGCCACGCATTTGGCAAGCATGAGCGAGTCGTTGCAGCAATCATCGAAACAGGATTCGCAAACAAGATCATCCGTATGTTCGATGAAAACTAGCGGAGGTGAATCGATGAGTAAAACCCGTGTTTACGAATATGCCAAAAAACACAATATGTCAAGCAAGCAAGTCATCGAGAAGTTAAAGTCATTAAATGTGGAGGTGGCCAACCATATGTCCACACTAGATGAGTCAGTGGTTTCCCAATTGGAAAAGCAAAACGAACCGAAAAAAGAAGCAGCAAAGAAAGTAGAGAAATCTACATCGGCTCGCCCGGCAAAAGACAACAACAAGAACCAGTCTACAACGAAAAAACCGGGTCAACGTCCGAATCAAAACAGCAGCAATACCAACAACAGCAATAATAAAAACAACGCAAATAAGCGCCCTGCTGGTCAAGGAACAAACTTCCAGCCGAAAAAAAACCATAACCCTAATCAAAACCGTAATCGCACGAACCAAGGCAATAAAAATCGCCCGAACAACCAGCAGCAACGTAATCAGCAGCCAGCACAACAACCTGCTAAGCCTAAAGAGCCAGAAAATAAGGTCATCAAGTACTCCGGTTCCTTAACCGTCGGGCAATTGGCTGAAAAAATGAAAAAAGAACCTGCTGAGCTTATTAAACAACTGATGCAATTGGGCGTTATGGCGACGATTAATCAGGATGTAGACAAAGAGTCAATTGAACTCATTGCTGAGGAAAATGGGTTTGAGGTGGAAGAAATCATTGTGATTGACACGACGGCTCTCTCCACATACGACACGGAAGATGAAGAAAAAGATCTTTCCATTCGTCCACCAGTTGTGACGATTATGGGACACGTTGACCATGGGAAAACGACTTTGTTAGATGCAATTCGAAAATCAAAAGTGACAGCGTCTGAAGCTGGAGGCATTACGCAGCATATTGGTGCTTACCAGATTGAAGAGAATGGCAAGAAAATTACCTTCCTTGACACTCCTGGACACGCAGCCTTTACAACAATGCGTGCTCGTGGTGCAAAAGTAACCGACATTACGATCCTTGTTGTTGCGGCAGACGATGGTGTTATGCCACAAACGGTTGAGGCGATTAACCATGCGAAAGCCGCAGAGGTGCCTATTATTGTCGCCGTGAACAAAATGGATAAGCCTGGTGCAAACCCAGACCGTGTGATGCAGGAGCTTACAGAGCACGGCCTTGTTTCTGAAGCATGGGGCGGCGAAACGATCTTCGCTCAACTGTCAGCAGTACAAGGAGAAGGCATTGATGAGCTTCTTGAAATGATTCTCCTCGTTGCTGAGGTCGAAGAATTCAAGGCGAATCCAGATCGGATGGCTCAAGGTTCTGTCATTGAAGCCGAGCTTGACAAAGGGAAAGGCTCTGTTGCTACGTTACTCGTTCAAAAGGGTACACTTAACGTCGGGGATGCGATTGTTGTTGGCAATACTTTTGGTCGTGTACGTGCGATGGTTAACGACCTCGGACGTCGAATCAAATCGGCGGGGCCATCGACGCCAGTTGAGATCACTGGGTTAAATGATGTGCCGCTTGCAGGAGATCCATTTATTGTCTTTAAAGATGAAAAAACGGCGCGTCAGGTCGGAGAAGCGCGTGCGCAAAAACAAATTGATAAAGCGCGTAATGAAAAAACACGCGTCAGTCTTGACGATTTGTTTGAACAAATCAAGCAAGGTGAAATGAAAGAAATTAATTTGATTGTTAAAGCGGATGTACAAGGTTCAGTTGAAGCATTGGCAGCCTCTTTGCAAAAAATTGATGTGGAAGGCGTCAACATCAAGATCATCCACACAGGTGCGGGTGCCATTACAGAATCGGATATTATTTTGGCTTCTGCTTCCAATGCGATCGTCATTGGCTTTAACGTTCGTCCTGATTCGAATGCACGTAAAACAGCAGAGCAGGAAAAGGTTGATATTCGTCTACACAATGTCATTTATCGAGCGATTGAAGAAATAGAAGCTGCAATGAAAGGCATGCTTGATCCAGAGTATCAGGAAAAAGTGATCGGTCAAGCAGAGGTGCGTACAACGTTTAAAGTATCTAAAGTGGGAACCATCGCTGGAAGTTATGTGACAGAAGGCAAAGTGACTCGTGATGCAGGCTTGCGCGTCGTACGTGACGGAGTTGTTGTCTTCGAAGGAAAAATTGACACCCTTAAACGTTTTAAGGATGATGTCAAAGAAGTCGCGACAGGTTACGAGTGTGGTATCACAATTGAAAAATTCAACGATCTTAAAGAAGGCGATATCTTTGAACTGTATATCATGGAAGAGATCGCTAGATAAATTTTTTTCTTGATCGCAAAAGGCTCACAACTGGTCTGAATTCTCGCTTCGCTGGCCTGTCCTTGTCGCAGGGATAACTGCGACAAGGGATGGGTATCTTTTAAGTATATGGCGCGGGCGAGCAAAGAGGAGCAGGGTCAATGTTTCGAAAAGTGAGGTGGATAATACGTGGGAAATCTCCGCGCAAACCGAGTGGCTGAGCAAATGAAAAAAGAACTTGGTGATATTCTGGGACGAAAAATCAAGGATCCCCGAGTCGGATTCGTTACTGTGACGGATGTAGAAGTTTCAGGTGATTTACAGCTTGCAACGGTCTATATTTCGGTTCTTGGCGATGACGACAAGAAAAAGGATACGCTTCAAGGCTTACTAAAGGCAAGAGGTTTTATCCGCTCAGAAATTGGGCAGCGTATCCGCTTGCGAAAAACACCTGAGCTCACCTTTGAGTTTGATGATTCTGTAGCTTATGGAAATCGAATTGAACACTTACTCGCTGATTTAAATCAGCGTGATCATTAAGAATGTAGGTCTTATAGCTTTAAAAAGCCAAGACAAAGACAGGCGTAGGCAAAGGGCGCCTGTTTTTTTGATGATAATTAAAGGGGGCCATTGCTATGGATGGCGTTTTGCCACTGTTAAAGCCAGCAGGAATGACCTCAAGACAATGCGTCTCGAAGGTGCAGCGTCTGCTTGGCGTTAAAAAAGCAGGGCATACCGGGACATTGGATCCCGAGGTGACTGGAGTGCTTCCCATCTGTCTAGGGAAAGGCACAAAGCTCGTTGAATATTTGACAGGTCATAATAAGACGTATGAGGCTGAAATTACGTTAGGATTTTCAACATCTACTGAGGACGCTGAAGGCGATATCATCGAAGAAGTCGCAATACATCCAGAAGAAGTTAACGAAAAAAATATTATGTTAACTTTGGAGTCGTTTCAGGGAACCATCATTCAAACTCCACCGATGTATTCTGCAGTTAAGGTCAATGGGAAACGTTTGTATGAATACGCACGAGAAGGCATTACTGTGGAACGTCCTTCTAGAGAGGTTTCCATTTATGACATCGCTTTGCTTTCTGCGCCAGTCACAAACGATGGAAGGTGTACGTTCTCGGTCCGTGTCGAATGTTCTAAGGGGACGTACATACGTACACTAGCTGTAGACATTGGAAAAAAGTTAGCGTATCCAGCGCATATGTCAACACTCGTTCGCTCTTCTTCAGGGCCTTTTACATTGCAAGATTGCACGACGTTTGACAGTATAGAGGCTGGGACGTATACCATTATGTCTATAAAAGATGCTTTAGCCGATTTGCCTTTTTGGCAAGCGACGGAAGCTGTGACGCCGAGCATTAAAAATGGGGCTGTGCTGCTTGCTGAGCAATTGCCTTCATTTACAGACAAGCTTTGTATAGAAACACCTGATTCATCAGTGATTGCCGTCTATATTCATCATCCTGAAAAACCGGGTATGGTCAAACCAGACAAAATGATTGTATTAACGAATGATTGAGTAAAACGAGCTAATTTAAACGCAAGCAAAGGTGGCGCAATCCCATGAAGACATACAACATAACGTATCCATCCGCATGGACTGCGGAGCAGAGGCAGGCAAAAACGCTAGCGCTTGGTTTTTTTGATGGCGTTCATCTCGGTCATCAAAAGGTGATTGCAACAGCTGTTGAAGAGGCTAAAAGAAACGACATAAAAAGTGCTGTATTGACATTTTCACCTCATCCTTCAGTTGTGCTTCGTGACCAACAGCACGTAAGTTATTTAACCCTTTCTGATGAGAAGAGAAAATTAATTGCTGCCTGTGGCGTTGACGAATTGTATATCATTGAGTTTAATGAAGAGCTGGCCAAGCTCTCGCCAGAAGCGTTTATCTCTCATTTTATTGATGATTTGAATGTTTCGCATGTTGTGGCAGGTTTTGATTTTTCTTTTGGACATCGAGGCGTAGGGACAATGGACATGCTTCAAAATGATACATCGCGCTCTTTTGCTGTCACTACTGTAGCCTCTGAAAATGATGACCAAGAAAAAATCAGCTCCACCCGTATTCGTGAGTGCATCCGTCAAGGCGATATGAAAAAGGCAACAGAGCTGCTTGGTCGACCTTATCAATTGACTGGCACAGTGACAACTGGTGAAGGTCGAGGAAGAACGATTGGTATACCAACGGCAAACATTGTCGCCTCTGAGAATTCATTGATCCCAGGGAGAGGCGTGTATGCGGTTTTGGTTTCATCTGAAGCGTTTGAAGGGAAAAAAGGTGGCATGTGCAATATTGGCTACAAGCCGACGTTCCATGGTGACAAGAAAACAGACATGCCGTCAATTGAAGTGCATTTGTTTGATTTTGCAGACGACCTATACGACAAAGAAATCACGGTTGAATGGCTCGCATACTTGCGCTCTGAGCAGAAATTTTCTTCTGTTGATGACCTGATCGCTCAGCTTGACAAAGATCGGCAAGACGCTAGAGAGATCACGAGTGGAACGCATAACTATTAGTAGAAAAATGAATACCTCTTGCTTTTTTGTAGAAATATCGGTATCCTTATCCGTGAACCTTTTCTTGGCATCTGAATCACCAGCTCATGCTAGGAGGATGGGGATATTGTTATAAAGGAGGTGGATAGGATGGCATTGACACAAGAACGTAAAAATGAACTTATTGCGGAGTACAAAACGCATGATCAGGACACAGGATCTCCTGAAGTTCAAGTGGCTGTCCTTACGGAGCAAATCAATTCATTAAATGAACATTTGCGCGAGCACAAAAAGGATCATCACTCACGCCGCGGTCTTTTGAAGATGGTAGGGAAACGACGTAACTTGTTGAACTATCTTCGTAAAAACGACGTAACGCGTTACCGTGAATTGATTCAAAAACTTGGCTTACGCCGATAATGTACGAGAAGCGGGTGGCGACACCCGCTTTTTTCCATACGTACAGATGAAAAGCAATAAAGACTGTTTTATTTGGATACATATCCTCTTTTTGTTAGGTTTTGTACGAATGGGCAACACTATACACAAAACCGTCCATGAATGGCATGTATGATATTGTATTGAGAGGAGCACTGGATCGAATGAGTAATGAGAAACAAACATTTACGACGGAATGGGCAGGTCGCACGTTAGTCCTTGAAGTTGGCGAGCTCGCTAAGCAAGCAAGCGGAGCTGTGCTCGTACGGTATGGCGATACGGCGGTTTTGTCCGCAGCCACGGGGTCTCGTGAGCCGAAGGACTTGCCGTTTTTTCCACTAACCGTCAATTATGAAGAGCGACAGTATGCTGTTGGTAAAATTCCTGGAGGCTTCATCAAGCGTGAAGGTCGTCCAAGTGAAAAGGCGATTCTTGCCAGCCGATTAATTGATCGCCCGATCCGCCCTCTGTTTCCAGATGGCTTTCGTTATGAGGTGCAGGTGATTAGTACAGTGATGAGTGTCGATCAGGATTGTTCGTCAGAAATGGCAGCGATGCTAGGGTCTTCACTTGCTTTGATGCTCTCAGATATTCCATTTGATGGACCGATTGCTGGCGCAAACGTTGGACGTGTGGATGGGCATTTTATTATTAATCCAACACTAGCACAAGCCGAAAAAAGCGATATTCAATTAACAGTAGCCGGAACGAAAGATGCCGTTAATATGGTTGAAGCAGGCGCAAACGAAGTGCCTGAAGAAATAATGCTTGAAGCGATTCTTTTCGGACATGAGGAAATTAAAAAGCTCATTGCTTTCCAAGAGGAAATCGTCAAAGCTTGTGGCAAGGAAAAACGCGACGTTGAGCTATTCTCCATTGATGAGGACGTCCAGGAAACAGTGAAAGAACTCGCTGGTCAAACGATCGAGGAAGCGGTTCAAGTGCATGAGAAAAAAGCACGTGAACAAGCGATTGCGGATGCCAAAGCCAACGTTATTGTGGCGCTTGAAGAGAAAGAAGCTGAAGATGCCTTCGTGAAACAGGCGAAAGCCTATATGGATAAAATGGTGAAGGACGAGGTGCGCCGACTCATCACTGTTGAGAAAATTCGCCCAGATGGTCGAAAAGTGGATGAAATTCGTCCGCTCACGTCTGAAACAGGTAAACTACCTCGTACACATGGCTCTGGTTTATTTACACGTGGACAAACACAGGCGCTTAGCATTTGTACGTTAGGACCACTTGGGGATATGCAAATCATTGATGGATTGGGCCTTGAAGACTCAAAGCGCTTCATGCATCATTACAACTTTCCGCAATATAGTGTTGGAGAAACAGGACCGCTTCGCGCACCAGGTCGTCGTGAAATTGGTCATGGCGCTTTAGGAGAGCGAGCATTAGAACCGGTTCTTCCTTCTCAAGAAGACTTTCCATACACCATTCGTCTCGTAGCTGAAGTGTTGGAATCTAACGGGTCAACGTCACAGGCAAGTATCTGCGCAAGCACTTTGGCAATGATGGATGCGGGTGTGCCAATTACCTCTCCAGTTGCTGGAATTGCGATGGGATTGGTCAAACAAGGTGAGCATTACACGATCTTATCGGATATTCAAGGTATGGAAGATGCACTTGGGGATATGGACTTTAAAGTGGCAGGTACAGCAAAAGGGGTTACCGCTCTTCAAATGGACATCAAAATTGATGGGTTGTCGAGAGAGATTCTTGAGGAAGCCTTACAGCAAGCGAAAAAAGGCCGTATGCATATTCTTTCTCATATGACAGAAACCATTGACACACCTCGTTCAGAGCTTTCTCCATATGCACCAAAAATCTTGATTATGAACATCAATAAAGACAAGATTCGTGATGTCATTGGGCCAAACGGGAAACAAATCAACAAGATTATTGAAGAAACAGACGTGAAAATTGACATCGAACAGGATGGTACGATTTACATTTCCTCCTTGGTTCATGAGCAAAATGAACGCGCGAAACAAATTATTGAAGATCTTGTACGCGAGGTTGAAGTTGGTCAAATGTACCTCGGCAAGGTAAAGCGAATTGAGAAATTCGGCTGCTTTGTTGAACTATTTAGCGGCAAGGATGGACTTGTTCATATTTCAGAACTGGCAGAAGAACGAGTTGGCAAAGTAGAGGACGTCGTCTCTATCGGCGATGAAATTCTTGTCAAAGTCACTGAAATTGACCGTCAAGGAAGAGTCAACCTGTCACGAAAAGTCGTTCTGAAGGAACAAAAAAACAAAGAAAAAGAAGCCAATAAAGACTAACTCCCAGGAAGCTAGAACGCTAGCTTCTTTTTCATTTGCCTATAGATGGGTAAGTCTGCAAATCAAAGTTGGGGTTGCTTTTCATACAAGCTGTCATACGCTCGCTTTCACCCTAAAGGGCATAAGCGCATCATCGATTCAGAAGTACGATTCGTCGTGATTTCTTTTCTACAAGTGCAACATCGATTCGAGAGGACCTCATCGTGTTTTCTTTGCCGCTGGTGTCTCACTAGCGGCTGCCTTTGATTTATCCTCTTTTTTATTGCTCAGGCACGGCTTAAAAAAATTTTGTTATGAAATTTACTCATTCCAGCTGTTTTCATGTGTTGAAGGATTCTTAGCTTCAAAAATGAAGTTTCATTTCTTGAGGTGGTGTAAGATAGTAAATGTTGGCATCATCACTTTACTAAATAAGGCTGATATTTTTCTCTATTAGCTCTATCATGCGTTTGGTGTTTTATTTCAAACGCAGTTAAGTATTCATAATGCGAAAATGCCCAATGTTCTTCGTTGTATGCATTACGTGGAATCGTTTCATCTCTGCGTTTTTGTGTTCCATAATTGGGCTCAAGTCGTTTTCCCATTTTCTCCGTTATATGAGACAAAGACAAATAAAAACAATGTACGCAGAAACAACCATCAGCGTAGTCAAAATACGCAGACTCCAGCGGGAACAGCGCGAGCTGAAGATCCCGCAGGAAAGCAAAATTCCGAGGAAGCTGAAGCCGTGCCCGCGGAAAGCGAAGTATTTTGACGAAGCGGCCGTAATTCCTTTACACCCTAAAGGGCACAAGTCCATCATCGACTCAGAAGTACCTCTCGCCGTGATTTCTTTGCCGCTGGTGTCTCACTGAGTGGCTGTTTTGATTCTTTTTTCTTGCTCAGACATTTCTCCACAAAGGCAAATCAGTGTTTAAGGTGATTTTAACGTTGCGAAAGTAAAATAATTAAGAGGTCCAACGACGTGTCGTTGAAAAGCTAGCCTGAAAGCAATGTGTCCAGTTCTGCCTCGTCCTCTGTCTTCATACGATGGGATAAGAGGAGGAAAGGACTCATGAAACAAAACGCATTGTCTATGGTCATTTATTTTGTGTTGATTATCGGGATGCTCCCGACCTTGTTTTTGCTTCCACATGTAGAACAAT
This window of the Aureibacillus halotolerans genome carries:
- a CDS encoding PolC-type DNA polymerase III, producing MQDIEIREERFSMLLTQIGMPEEEKQRLTGGRIQKLTVHQESKQWHFDFWLPVCMPSTTYRELRTRLDHAFSAIATIDVSLTIDEAYELKGEEFISYWSVMSEWMAKEVPGLASRLQSEPSFKEATMWITTANNAETELMNRKLKAFGDGLCKKLGFQSFSIAFQASETEEDFQKFVSARKEEDETKARKALEDKGKKEQQAGSDVKKGPLVIGYPIKEEPVQLQSIQEEERRIVTQGYIFDAETKELRSGRTLLTFKITDYTDSILVKMFSRDKEDVPQLQHVKKGMWVKVRGGVQDDTYVRDLVMIANDINEIQPLIERHDTYDEENTRVELHLHTPMSQMDAVSSIDELVKQAAAWGHPAIAVTDHAVAQSFPDAYAASKKYGVKMMYGLEANVVDDGVPIAYNPAPRVLKDDTFVVFDVETTGLSANYDKIIELAAVRVKDGGIVDRFEAFANPHHPLSATTIDLTGITDEMVANAPEIDQVIVDFKQWIKNDILVAHNASFDMGFLNAALKKAGEEKAGNPVIDTLELARFLFPTMKNHRLNTLCKKFDIDLTQHHRAIYDAEATGYLFWKLLKDANERDIVSHDQLNNYMGEGNAYQRSRPFHVTILAQTEKGLKNLFKLISISHLDYFYRVPRIPRSKLEAYREGLFIGSACDRGEVFEGMMQKPYEEVKDIASFYDYLEVQPPANYGHLLEKELVQDELKLREILKNIVALGAELELPVVATGNVHYLAPHDKLYRQILIHSQGGANPLNKQTLPDVHFRTTDEMMEAFSFLPTDVREQIVIHAPRALANCIEEIKPIKDDLYTPRIEGADDEVRSMSYDRARAIYGEQLPELVEARIEKELKSIIGHGFSVIYLISHKLVKKSLDDGYLVGSRGSVGSSFVATMTEITEVNPLPPHYVCPSCQQSEFFTDGSVGSGFDLVDKNCPSCDVAMLKDGHDIPFETFLGFKGDKVPDIDLNFSGEYQPRAHNYTKELFGDDNVFRAGTIGTVAEKTAYGYSKGFAGDFELQLRGAEIDRLVSGCTGVKRTTGQHPGGIIVVPDYMDIYDFTPVQFPADDRESAWKTTHFDFHSIHDNLLKLDILGHDDPTVIRMLQDLSGMDPKTIPTDDAEVMKIFSGTESLGVTADQIKCKTGTLGIPEFGTRFVRQMLEETKPTTFSELVQISGLSHGTDVWLNNANELIYNGTCELSDVIGCRDDIMVYLMHKGLEPSLAFKIMEFVRKGKGLQEEWIEAMKSYNVPDWYIDSCQKIKYMFPKAHAAAYVLMAVRIAYFKVHHPILFYAAYFTVRADDFEIDAMRKGSNAIQKRLDDIHAKGFDAAPKEKALYTVLEIALEMCERKFSFLPVDLYQSSATEFIVKGDQLLPPFNALPGLGTNAALSIVAAREHGEFLSKEDLQKRSKISKTVIEFLDQQGCLEGLPDQNQLSLF
- the rimP gene encoding ribosome maturation factor RimP — encoded protein: MSKKSITELTEEQALPILKEMGLELVDTEFIKEGKHWYLRVYIDREGGVDIEDCSNVNERLSAQLDELDPVNVPYFLDVSSPGAERPLKKEQDYIGALGSQVHIKTYEPIAGQKAFEGRLESYNSEQLTLIYMEKTREITVEIPTNKVAKARLAVTF
- the nusA gene encoding transcription termination factor NusA codes for the protein MSSELLDALTVLEKEKGISKDILLEAIEAALISAYKRNFNQAQNVRVDLNEQNGSMKVFARKDIVQEVTDTRLEMTVEQARSISPQYEEGDVIEIEVTPKDFGRIAAQTAKQVVTQRVREAERGVIFNEFIDREEDIMTGIVQRKDTRFVYVNLGKVEALLAPSEQMLTENYQPHDRVKVFITKVEKTTKGPQIFVSRTHPGLLKRLFELEVPEIYDGTVEIKSVSREAGDRSKISVHAEDKDIDPVGSCVGQKGQRVQAVVNELKGEKIDIVCWSDDPVIYVANALSPSNVLKVIVNEEDKATTVIVPDYQLSLAIGKRGQNARLAAKLTGWKIDIKSETDAREAGLLTDDEPLLTETLGDQQSSSFGGQILE
- the rnpM gene encoding RNase P modulator RnpM, encoding MKKAKIPMRKCIATQTLVPKKELVRIVRTPEGDIFIDDTGKKSGRGAYLKLDEEAILKAKKKHMLSNHLKADVPDSIYDALLERVRL